A segment of the Butyrivibrio fibrisolvens genome:
TTTCTCTCTATCTCTTTGCCTTCTCTGGCAAGCTCATAAAGCTTCTTGCCACCAACTTTAATAGCAGAATACATAGGTGGGATCTGGTCGTAGTCACCTACAAATGCCTGAACCGCATCATTTAATTCTGTAACATCAGGAATAGTGTCATCGCCATGCTCTGTAAGTATAGTTCCTGTCATGTCCTGAGTGTCTGTTTCTACGCCCAGTCTGCATACAGCAATATATTCCTTGGTATGGTCTGTGAGCTCTTCGACAAGTCTTGTACCTGTTCCTACACAGCACACAAGTACGCCCACAGCTTCAGGATCAAGTGTTCCTGTATGGCCAATCTTCTTCATCTTGAGGATGCCTCGCATTTTGGCAACAACATCATTAGATGTAAAGCCCGGCTCTTTGTATATGTTTATAAGTCCATTGTAATTATTTTTCATGATCAAACCTGTTCGTCATATTAAGACAGGGGAACGACTATTCATCGTTCCCCTGTCGCTTCTTCTGACGTTATTTACTAATTGACTCTTCGATCTTGGCAATTACTTTGGCAAGGATATCATCGATATCACCCTGCATTGTAATTCCGGCAGCTCTGTCATGGCCGCCACCTCCGAATGTCTCAGCTACTTTTGCCACGTTAACTGATCCATCGCTTCGAAGTGATAATTTATACTCATTATCAGAAAGCTGATGAGCATAAAGTGCACATCCAACTCCCGATGTAAGTTTAAGCTGGCTTACAATTCCTTCAAGATCGCTTCCCTTGGCATCATACTCTTCCATTGTTTTAGAATCTGTAACAGATACTATAACCTTGCCATCAAGGATGAGTTTACTGTCAAGTATTGCTCTTGCAAGAAGCTGCATCTGCTTATAGGTCTTTTCATAAAAGACGTGATCTATAAGCTTGTCAAACTCAAATCCGTAAGTAATAAGCTTACCAGCAACTTCCATTGTTTTTTTGGAAGTGCTTGAGTATTTGAATACTCCTGTGTCAGTGACCATTCCTGTATAAAGTGCCATAGCGATATTCTTATCAACTATCTCAGGATCCATCACGCCGTAGCAAAGCTCGCATACGCTGCTTGCTTCAGGATATATATAATTTATATCTCCGGTACCTTCTTTGTTGGAAATATGATGATCTATATTGATTCTGATCTTAGCATTATCGAAAAAGACTTCAGCACCATCTGTACGGCCCTTGCCAGTGTCCAGAATAATAAATGCATCATAATGTTCAACATCAGTCTGATACTGTGTGTTGACATCTTCAGTGCCCGGAATGAAAGAATACACTTCCGGTATCTCCTGAAGGAACACATCTATTCTTGCAGACGGGTATACCTTTTTGAGGTACAGATACATTCCCATACATGAGCCTACACAGTCTCCGTCAGGTCTTACGTGGCCTGCGATACCTATAGTCTCAGCGCTTCCGATTTCTTTTTCAATTCTCATCATAATCCTGTTCTTCCTCTTCTCCACGAGCTGCTCTTGCTTCATCATCTCTTGCCTTAACTTCATCGATCTTCTTGGTCATATCAATAGCATACTCTATTGAATCGTCCATGATGAATCTCAGCTGAGGTGTATTACGAAGGTTGATAGTACGTGCAAGTGTAGAACGAATATATCCGGAAGCACTCTGAAGTCCTTCCATGGTCTGCTGACGATCTTCATCGTTACCAAGAACGCTGACCCATATCTTACAGGTCTTAAGATCCGGAGCAACCTCGACATCCATAACGGATGTCATAGGGCTGATACGGGGATCCTTGGAAAATCTGATAGCTTCAGCTACGACCTTCATAACTTCGCCGTTAATTCGGCTGTTCTTTATACTGTTTTTTCTCATAAGCTTAGTCCCTCGGAACTTCTACCATGATATAAGCTTCAATGTTATCGCCAACATTCATGCCGTCAAATCCGTCAAATACAAGACCACATTCATAGCCTTCCTTAACTTCCTTGACATCGTCCTTGAAACGCTTGAGTGACTTAAGGTCACCTTCGAAGATCATCTCATCGCCTCTTCTTACGCGAACCTTGCAGCCCTTCTGGATGTTACCGTCAAGTACGAATGAACCTGCGATATTACCGATAGAAGATGCCTTGAATATCTGACGAACCTCAGCATGTCCGGTGATCTTCTCTTCATATACAGGAGCAAGCATACCCTTAAGAGCAGCTTCTACATCATCGATAGCCTGGTAGATAACCTTGTAAAGCTTGATCTCTACGCCTTCGTGCTCAGCCATTGACTTAGCAGTTGCATCAGGTCTTACATCGAAGCCGATGATGATAGCGTTAGATGCAGATGCAAGTGATACATCAGACTCTGTGATAGCACCAACGCCGCCATGGATAACCTTAACCATAACTTCTTCGTTGGATAGCTTCATAAGACTTGCCTTAAGAGCTTCAACTGAACCCTGTACGTCAGCCTTGATGATGATATCAAGCTCTTTGAGCTTACCTTCTTCAATCTTGGAGTACAGATCATCAAGTGACATCTTAGCCTTAGTCTCTTCGATAAGGTCTTTCTTGTGCTGCTGCATGTAGATGTTAGCATACTGCTTAGCTTCCTTATCGGAGTTGTGAGCGATAAATACTTCACCAGCGTTAGGTACGTCTGAAAGACCAAGGATCTCTACAGGCTGTGAAGGAGTTGCTTCCTTAACACGTCTGCCCTTATCATCAGCCATAGCACGTACACGACCTGAGCTTGCACCAGCAGAGATGAAATCTCCAACGTGGAGTGTACCCTTCTGTACGAGTACGTTAGCAACAGGACCTCTACCCTTATCAAGCTTAGCCTCAAGAACGAGACCTCTTGCTGTACGGTTAGGATTAGCCTTGAGCTCAAGGATATCAGCTGTAAGGATGATAGTCTCAAGGAGAGTATCGATTCCTTCGCCGGTCTTAGCAGATACAGGTACGAATTCTGTTGATCCGCCCCAATCTGTAGCGATAAGACCATATTCTGTAAGCTCCTGCTTAACGCGGTCGA
Coding sequences within it:
- a CDS encoding bifunctional oligoribonuclease/PAP phosphatase NrnA yields the protein MMRIEKEIGSAETIGIAGHVRPDGDCVGSCMGMYLYLKKVYPSARIDVFLQEIPEVYSFIPGTEDVNTQYQTDVEHYDAFIILDTGKGRTDGAEVFFDNAKIRINIDHHISNKEGTGDINYIYPEASSVCELCYGVMDPEIVDKNIAMALYTGMVTDTGVFKYSSTSKKTMEVAGKLITYGFEFDKLIDHVFYEKTYKQMQLLARAILDSKLILDGKVIVSVTDSKTMEEYDAKGSDLEGIVSQLKLTSGVGCALYAHQLSDNEYKLSLRSDGSVNVAKVAETFGGGGHDRAAGITMQGDIDDILAKVIAKIEESISK
- the rbfA gene encoding 30S ribosome-binding factor RbfA — translated: MRKNSIKNSRINGEVMKVVAEAIRFSKDPRISPMTSVMDVEVAPDLKTCKIWVSVLGNDEDRQQTMEGLQSASGYIRSTLARTINLRNTPQLRFIMDDSIEYAIDMTKKIDEVKARDDEARAARGEEEEQDYDEN